Proteins from a genomic interval of Paenibacillus sp. FSL R5-0623:
- a CDS encoding futalosine hydrolase: MNEHRQDEDQNNKSNASFENSGHHGDSTGEINTSDISPVQTNSSQRVLIVTAVDAEKDAVLRGLGDTAAERFDVIAAGVGPASAAAGTAATLAYAVAAASTRALAQGSTAPSPSDVAQASATSSRPGPLAGTGRSPAYMLVISAGIGGGFPGRADVGSLVVADAMVAADLGSQTPDGFLRVDELGFGSSIVAADAELAARLRHELQRAGLAVSGGTAVTVSTATGTAETAAELLRRVPDAAAEGMEGFGVATAAQQFGVPALELRAISNAVGPRDRDAWRIKDALDALQTASSILREVITS, from the coding sequence ATGAATGAACATAGACAGGATGAAGATCAGAATAATAAATCAAACGCATCATTCGAAAATAGTGGACACCACGGGGATTCAACTGGGGAAATAAACACTTCAGATATAAGTCCGGTTCAAACAAATTCATCACAACGTGTGTTAATTGTAACTGCGGTTGATGCGGAAAAAGATGCAGTCCTCCGTGGTTTGGGAGATACGGCCGCGGAACGATTTGACGTCATCGCTGCGGGCGTTGGCCCAGCCTCGGCCGCAGCAGGAACAGCCGCTACATTGGCATATGCCGTAGCGGCTGCAAGCACGAGGGCGTTGGCGCAGGGTTCCACTGCGCCGAGCCCATCCGATGTGGCACAGGCATCTGCCACATCTTCAAGGCCGGGGCCCCTTGCCGGGACCGGTAGATCACCAGCCTACATGCTGGTGATCAGTGCCGGCATCGGCGGCGGTTTCCCCGGCCGAGCAGACGTCGGCTCCCTCGTGGTAGCCGACGCCATGGTTGCCGCCGATCTGGGCTCGCAGACGCCAGACGGCTTCCTTCGTGTGGACGAGCTCGGATTCGGCTCGTCCATTGTGGCGGCGGACGCGGAGCTTGCCGCTCGCCTGCGCCATGAGCTGCAGCGGGCTGGGCTCGCTGTCAGCGGAGGCACTGCGGTCACCGTGTCCACGGCGACCGGAACAGCGGAGACGGCCGCGGAGCTATTACGCCGCGTGCCGGATGCCGCCGCCGAAGGCATGGAAGGCTTCGGCGTGGCAACAGCTGCCCAGCAGTTCGGCGTGCCAGCACTCGAACTGCGGGCCATATCCAACGCGGTCGGTCCACGCGACCGCGACGCTTGGCGCATCAAGGATGCCCTCGATGCGCTTCAGACTGCAAGTTCCATTTTACGGGAGGTTATTACATCATGA
- a CDS encoding AraC family transcriptional regulator — MTTIPGNAHSGMNPHTLHQQTSPNSEKESSTRADLDAFLNDTLIELRQAEYIITRGNWRWSTTELAHHTFIYMHKFTGTLIMNGTESHVARKSACLCIPGTSIELIGDKDHDIELYIIHFDLYRATEKTKARRIYERELSSPVTGWIQGPFYGIQRIVAQLTQLTNEGLETGLKAQLFLTELLHMLWPQEDQTDVGAGQDEPEQWLRSTLQYMRENYMNEIKLEKLAELADMHPSYYSQLFKSRMQKNPIEYITHLRMNRAKELLLTSDLRIRDVAREVGYRDEFYFSRRFRNHAGYAPTSYAKQVHRNIVSLSYPYTDHLMTLGITPCAAQIQGHLPHLPKSLTLPFHAYEPWEQGRQAFLDLNPELILTKDNAAAKAMEHIGDVAPIITIPWNQTDVFGHLHQIASIVDRTQAATDWLDRHERKAERARKKIKEFVGDITVAVGTLTPKGPRMYSHRNFGHVFYRTLQLAAPQRIQTELAGKSPGVGFNWLPFTPGEWDGLEADVLVLAINSMHEKATLLKEMASNPLWNSHPAVKNGRVHLIDWSSWVVYAPYSINIQLDEALSMLTNKPSLL; from the coding sequence ATGACTACCATCCCTGGTAACGCCCACAGCGGCATGAATCCACATACGTTGCACCAGCAGACAAGTCCCAATTCAGAAAAGGAATCCTCCACCCGAGCAGACCTGGATGCATTCTTGAATGATACCCTGATCGAACTTCGTCAGGCAGAATATATTATAACCCGTGGGAACTGGCGCTGGTCCACAACTGAGCTTGCTCATCATACCTTCATATATATGCACAAATTCACGGGCACACTGATCATGAATGGGACCGAATCCCACGTGGCTCGCAAATCAGCTTGTCTGTGTATACCCGGCACTTCAATTGAACTGATCGGAGATAAAGACCATGATATTGAACTATATATCATTCATTTCGATCTGTATCGGGCTACGGAGAAGACAAAGGCCAGACGAATCTACGAACGTGAGCTCAGCTCACCTGTTACAGGCTGGATTCAGGGCCCATTTTACGGTATACAACGCATTGTCGCACAGCTTACACAACTGACCAACGAAGGTTTGGAAACAGGTCTGAAGGCACAGCTCTTCCTGACGGAACTGTTACATATGCTCTGGCCTCAAGAAGACCAGACTGACGTGGGGGCTGGGCAGGATGAACCCGAACAGTGGCTCAGGTCCACCCTGCAATACATGCGCGAAAACTATATGAACGAGATCAAGCTGGAAAAGCTGGCTGAACTGGCTGACATGCACCCGTCCTATTACTCGCAGCTATTCAAGAGCCGCATGCAGAAAAATCCGATTGAGTACATCACTCATCTGCGTATGAACCGGGCAAAGGAATTGCTGCTCACTTCAGATCTGCGTATCCGTGATGTGGCTCGTGAAGTGGGTTACCGTGACGAATTTTATTTCAGCCGACGTTTCCGGAACCATGCTGGATATGCTCCCACTTCCTATGCGAAGCAGGTCCACCGGAATATCGTGTCGCTCTCCTATCCATACACGGACCACCTGATGACACTTGGTATCACGCCATGCGCAGCTCAGATCCAAGGCCATCTTCCTCATTTGCCCAAATCGCTGACGCTGCCCTTCCACGCCTATGAGCCGTGGGAACAGGGACGTCAGGCCTTCCTGGATCTGAATCCTGAATTGATTCTGACCAAGGACAATGCAGCTGCCAAAGCGATGGAGCATATTGGCGATGTCGCTCCCATCATTACGATTCCCTGGAACCAGACTGACGTCTTTGGTCATCTGCATCAGATTGCATCCATTGTGGATCGTACCCAAGCAGCCACAGATTGGCTGGATCGACATGAACGCAAGGCAGAGCGTGCACGCAAAAAAATCAAGGAATTCGTCGGGGACATCACCGTTGCTGTTGGCACGTTAACGCCTAAAGGTCCACGGATGTACAGCCATCGGAACTTTGGACATGTCTTTTATCGAACCTTGCAATTGGCCGCTCCTCAGCGCATTCAGACCGAACTGGCTGGCAAATCTCCCGGCGTTGGATTCAACTGGCTGCCCTTCACACCAGGAGAATGGGACGGACTGGAGGCAGATGTGCTGGTACTGGCGATTAATTCTATGCATGAAAAGGCAACACTGTTGAAAGAGATGGCTTCGAATCCACTGTGGAACAGCCATCCTGCGGTAAAAAACGGACGTGTACATCTCATCGACTGGAGCTCATGGGTTGTATATGCTCCATATTCCATCAACATCCAGCTCGATGAAGCGCTCTCTATGTTGACGAACAAACCTTCACTTTTGTAA
- a CDS encoding 1,4-dihydroxy-6-naphthoate synthase, which produces MKIAFSPCPNDTFIFHAWVHGLIPGAPELDVRYADIDITNGLAANPDGPDTPEVMKISYAALPYVLSDYALLPAGGALGRGCGPLVLTANGTTEPAYLSGRRVAVPSERSTAYLLFRLWAAQNVPGGVGEIVVMPFDQIMPAVRDGKIDAGLVIHEARFTYQNYDLKLMTDLGNWWESDTGLPIPLGAIIARRNMDAHALAGWARASVEYAWAHPDESRAYVMEHAQEMDPHVAAQHIGLYVNEFSANLGDDGYGAITALLGRAMKEGLVPEFDLDLLRI; this is translated from the coding sequence ATGAAAATTGCATTTTCCCCTTGTCCAAATGATACATTTATCTTTCACGCGTGGGTGCACGGGTTGATCCCAGGCGCACCTGAGCTGGATGTCCGTTATGCTGATATTGATATTACCAATGGTCTGGCGGCAAATCCCGATGGACCCGACACACCTGAAGTGATGAAAATATCTTATGCAGCACTGCCATACGTGTTATCTGACTATGCTCTGCTTCCTGCTGGAGGCGCACTCGGCAGAGGATGTGGTCCGCTGGTTCTGACCGCAAATGGCACGACCGAACCAGCCTATCTGTCTGGACGACGGGTTGCTGTGCCAAGTGAACGCTCGACAGCATATCTATTATTCCGTCTGTGGGCAGCGCAAAATGTTCCGGGCGGTGTAGGCGAGATTGTTGTCATGCCATTCGACCAAATCATGCCTGCTGTGCGAGACGGCAAGATCGATGCCGGACTTGTCATCCATGAAGCACGCTTCACGTACCAGAACTATGATCTCAAACTAATGACGGATCTCGGAAACTGGTGGGAAAGCGACACAGGCCTTCCGATTCCGCTTGGAGCGATTATCGCACGTCGGAACATGGATGCTCATGCCCTCGCCGGATGGGCACGCGCGTCGGTTGAATATGCATGGGCGCACCCGGATGAGTCGAGAGCATACGTTATGGAACATGCTCAAGAAATGGACCCTCACGTAGCTGCACAGCATATCGGACTGTATGTTAACGAATTCAGCGCCAACCTGGGTGATGATGGTTACGGCGCAATCACTGCACTGCTTGGCCGCGCCATGAAAGAAGGACTCGTTCCTGAGTTCGACCTTGATCTGTTGCGAATCTAA
- a CDS encoding pyroglutamyl-peptidase I has protein sequence MVKILISGFEPFGGDAVNPTGALMEALANEVIEGAELKTVLLPVHFDECADLLIAEMEAYRPDVVIACGLAKGRTSITPERIAVNVKDIPPGSYADNQGQRPVDEPIVDGSPDGLFSTLPIRAMVNDMSAAGIPATVSNTAGTYICNNTMYRVLDYIRVGQLPIRAGFVHFPASTEMAVLQPSVPSLPIPMMLDALRIMIRTVVADS, from the coding sequence ATGGTGAAGATTCTGATATCCGGGTTTGAACCTTTTGGCGGGGATGCGGTGAATCCGACGGGGGCGTTAATGGAAGCTCTTGCAAACGAAGTGATCGAGGGTGCTGAGCTAAAAACAGTACTGTTGCCCGTGCACTTTGATGAATGTGCAGACCTGCTGATCGCAGAGATGGAAGCCTATCGGCCAGATGTCGTCATCGCCTGTGGGCTGGCCAAGGGCAGAACGTCCATCACACCGGAGCGGATCGCCGTGAATGTCAAAGACATTCCGCCTGGATCCTATGCGGATAACCAGGGACAACGTCCTGTGGACGAGCCAATTGTAGATGGCAGCCCAGATGGATTGTTCTCCACCTTGCCCATACGTGCCATGGTGAATGACATGTCCGCAGCAGGTATTCCTGCTACCGTGTCCAATACAGCAGGTACATATATCTGCAACAATACAATGTACCGGGTGCTGGATTACATTCGAGTAGGGCAACTTCCGATCCGTGCCGGCTTTGTACACTTTCCCGCTTCAACAGAGATGGCTGTGTTGCAGCCTTCCGTTCCGTCTCTGCCTATTCCCATGATGCTGGATGCGCTGCGGATCATGATCCGCACGGTTGTGGCTGATTCGTAG
- a CDS encoding iron ABC transporter permease: MKYVVGTKGVTRIQHPGLPHRPSNSRKSAVTVGLTFLSAIAILLLSMFVAISLGAKGLTLETVWAAIFQYNPALTPHQIIHELRLPRVLAAVIIGAAFAVAGALMQGITRNPLADTGILGINAGATFVVALSFAFWPGLPYGWIMFLSFMGAVLGTLLIFLLGMAAPGGLNSIRLTVAGAVIAAMLTSLSTGVAIYFDLSQDLAFWYAGGFGGIEWRHLKLILPVLLATLILIMPLARRVSLMSLGEEVAINLGINLRWTRLIALAAVVVLAGVSVSAVGSIGFVGLVIPHISRKLVGVDYRLIIPMSSLLGAILLVLADLGSRIVNPPEELAVGIMVAFVGVPFFLYLARKERRAL, from the coding sequence ATGAAATATGTTGTTGGTACCAAAGGAGTGACCCGTATTCAACATCCGGGACTGCCACATCGTCCGTCTAATTCAAGAAAATCTGCAGTGACCGTTGGGCTGACGTTTTTGTCTGCCATAGCCATACTGCTGCTAAGTATGTTTGTCGCAATCTCTTTAGGTGCCAAAGGACTAACACTGGAAACCGTATGGGCTGCCATATTTCAGTACAACCCAGCTTTGACACCACATCAGATTATTCATGAGCTGCGGCTGCCTCGTGTCCTTGCCGCGGTGATCATCGGCGCTGCCTTTGCGGTTGCAGGAGCTTTAATGCAAGGCATTACGCGTAATCCGCTGGCAGACACAGGCATTCTGGGCATTAATGCTGGGGCCACTTTTGTCGTAGCATTGAGCTTTGCCTTTTGGCCCGGACTGCCATACGGCTGGATCATGTTTCTATCATTCATGGGGGCTGTTCTGGGCACACTGCTTATCTTCCTGCTTGGAATGGCAGCACCTGGTGGTCTGAATTCCATTAGACTGACCGTTGCCGGAGCCGTTATTGCAGCCATGTTAACCTCGCTCAGCACAGGCGTTGCCATTTATTTTGACCTGAGTCAGGATCTGGCCTTCTGGTATGCGGGAGGTTTTGGTGGAATAGAATGGCGGCATCTCAAGCTGATTCTTCCCGTGCTGCTCGCCACACTAATACTGATTATGCCACTTGCCCGGCGTGTATCACTTATGTCACTCGGTGAAGAAGTGGCGATTAATCTCGGGATCAACCTGCGCTGGACGAGATTAATCGCCCTTGCAGCGGTTGTTGTGCTGGCTGGTGTGTCCGTGTCGGCAGTAGGCTCGATTGGATTTGTCGGACTGGTCATCCCTCATATCTCCCGCAAACTGGTGGGTGTGGATTATCGGCTCATCATTCCGATGTCTTCTCTGCTTGGAGCGATATTACTGGTGCTCGCCGATCTGGGCTCACGCATCGTGAACCCGCCCGAGGAACTAGCGGTAGGCATTATGGTCGCTTTTGTCGGTGTACCGTTCTTCCTCTATCTGGCCCGTAAAGAAAGGAGGGCCTTGTAG
- a CDS encoding Gfo/Idh/MocA family oxidoreductase — MTEVVGRDKVRWGIMGTGWIASQFARDLEHAGNAVKAAVGSRTAGSAEKFAAEYGFARAYGSYEEMLQDPEVDIIYVATPHPVHKENVMACLEAGKAVLCEKPFTMNARQLEQLVETARERNLFLMEGMWTRFLSPIAQARAWIAEGRIGEVRLLQADFGFRVGWEPEGRLLNPDLGGGALLDAGVYPISFASMIFGEQPQHVWSTANIGETGVDEQFSVLLSYSEGRSASLSAAIRLNLSNEAVIYGTEGKIRLPLFLAGKEAYLHVNGQDEPEKFTDDRTCIGYAFEAEEAGRCILEGRTESNTIKLDESLEIMKLMDTIRGQWGLRYKSE, encoded by the coding sequence ATGACAGAAGTAGTGGGACGGGACAAAGTACGCTGGGGCATTATGGGCACGGGATGGATTGCATCCCAGTTCGCAAGGGATCTGGAGCATGCGGGGAACGCAGTGAAAGCAGCGGTAGGTTCACGGACAGCGGGAAGTGCGGAGAAGTTTGCAGCTGAATATGGTTTTGCACGCGCTTACGGTTCTTATGAAGAGATGCTGCAAGATCCAGAGGTAGATATTATCTATGTGGCAACACCTCATCCTGTGCATAAGGAGAATGTAATGGCTTGTCTGGAGGCAGGCAAGGCGGTGCTCTGTGAAAAGCCATTTACGATGAATGCGCGTCAGTTGGAGCAACTGGTGGAGACGGCACGGGAGCGTAACCTTTTCCTGATGGAAGGGATGTGGACACGCTTTTTGTCACCGATCGCTCAAGCCAGAGCATGGATAGCAGAAGGACGAATCGGTGAAGTACGTTTGCTTCAGGCAGACTTTGGATTCCGTGTCGGCTGGGAGCCGGAAGGAAGGTTGCTTAATCCGGATCTGGGTGGGGGCGCATTGTTGGATGCGGGGGTGTACCCCATTTCTTTTGCTTCGATGATCTTTGGTGAACAGCCCCAGCATGTCTGGAGTACGGCCAATATCGGTGAGACGGGTGTGGACGAGCAGTTTTCCGTGTTGTTGTCTTATTCCGAGGGACGTTCTGCATCACTGAGTGCTGCCATTCGTCTGAACCTTAGCAATGAAGCGGTCATATACGGTACGGAAGGAAAGATTCGTCTTCCTTTATTCCTGGCGGGCAAAGAAGCCTATCTGCATGTGAATGGTCAGGATGAACCTGAGAAGTTCACCGATGATCGAACATGTATTGGTTATGCTTTTGAGGCAGAGGAAGCGGGACGTTGTATCCTCGAAGGTCGGACGGAGAGCAACACCATTAAACTGGACGAATCCCTGGAAATCATGAAGCTGATGGACACAATTCGGGGCCAGTGGGGATTACGTTACAAATCGGAGTAA